GTACAAGAACCTGCTGACGGACGCACCGGGCGAGTCGGTGTTCAAGGCCGACGACAAGTTCGAAGTGGTGGTGCTCGAGCGCCGCGAATGCACCTACTCGTACTTCGCTGACCCGATGTACGTGTTCATGGACGCCGACTACAACCAGTACGAAGTCGAGAAGGACAGCATGGGTGACTCGCTGAACTACCTCGAGGACGGCATGAACGTCGAAGTCGTGTTCTACAACGACAAGGCCATCTCGGTCGAAATGCCGACCACGCTGGTCCGCGAAATCGTCTACACCGAGCCGGCCGTCAAGGGCGACACCTCGTCGGGCAAGGTGCTCAAGGGCGCCAAGATCAACACCGGCTTCGAGCTGCAAGTGCCGCTGTTCTGCAACATCGGCGACAAGATCGAAATCGACACCCGCACCGGCGAATACCGCAGCCGCGCCAACTAAGGCGCTGGTCTCGCCCCGCTTCTGCGCGGGGCGGTCAACAAAAATGGCAGCCTCGGCTGCCATTTTTGTTTGCGCACGACCCGCCGCCCCGGGGTTCAGGCGATCAGGTCGTGTTCCTGCAGCGTGCGCAGCGCGGCGCGGTACTCGCCCTGCTGGTGCAGCTTGTTCCAGTCCAGCGGCTTGCGTCGCGCGAACAGCTTGCGGATGCGGCGA
The window above is part of the Cupriavidus taiwanensis LMG 19424 genome. Proteins encoded here:
- the efp gene encoding elongation factor P yields the protein MKIAQELRVGNVFMIGGDPMVVQKAEYNKSGRNAAVVKMKYKNLLTDAPGESVFKADDKFEVVVLERRECTYSYFADPMYVFMDADYNQYEVEKDSMGDSLNYLEDGMNVEVVFYNDKAISVEMPTTLVREIVYTEPAVKGDTSSGKVLKGAKINTGFELQVPLFCNIGDKIEIDTRTGEYRSRAN